In Candidatus Methylomirabilota bacterium, one genomic interval encodes:
- a CDS encoding ABC transporter ATP-binding protein: MTALLETRGLGRAFGALQAVAGVSLAVEPGEVRAVIGPNGAGKTTLFHLISGLLAPTSGRVLFRGDDVTALPAPARCRRGISRTFQITSIFPDLSVLENVRIAVQLRSGGNFRLVGGRATLEASETRARASLDSLGLLGRAVEPASTLPHGDQRLLEIAMAVAQEPELLLLDEPTQGLSPEDTVATVAVIRQVARERKLTIILVEHDMDVVFDLADRISVLHFGQLIAEGTPDHIRANAEVQRAYLGGAE; encoded by the coding sequence GTGACCGCGCTGCTGGAGACTCGCGGCCTCGGGCGCGCCTTCGGGGCGCTCCAGGCCGTGGCCGGGGTCAGCCTCGCGGTGGAGCCGGGGGAAGTCCGCGCGGTCATCGGACCGAACGGCGCGGGCAAGACGACCCTCTTCCACCTCATCTCCGGTCTGCTCGCGCCCACCTCGGGTCGCGTGCTCTTCCGCGGCGACGACGTGACCGCGCTCCCCGCCCCCGCGCGCTGCCGCCGCGGCATCTCGCGCACCTTCCAGATCACCAGCATCTTCCCGGATCTCTCCGTGCTGGAGAACGTCCGGATCGCCGTGCAGCTCCGGAGCGGAGGCAACTTCCGCCTCGTGGGCGGCCGGGCCACCCTCGAGGCGAGCGAGACGCGGGCGCGCGCGAGCCTCGACTCGCTCGGCCTTCTCGGCCGCGCCGTGGAGCCGGCGTCGACCCTCCCCCACGGCGATCAACGCCTGCTCGAGATCGCCATGGCCGTCGCCCAGGAGCCCGAGCTCCTCCTGCTCGATGAGCCGACGCAGGGGCTGTCGCCCGAGGACACGGTAGCCACCGTGGCGGTCATCCGGCAGGTCGCGCGCGAGCGGAAGCTGACCATCATCCTCGTCGAGCACGACATGGACGTGGTCTTCGACCTCGCCGATCGGATCAGCGTGCTCCACTTCGGCCAGCTCATCGCCGAGGGCACGCCCGACCACATCCGGGCGAACGCCGAGGTGCAGCGGGCCTATCTCGGAGGCGCGGAGTGA
- a CDS encoding branched-chain amino acid ABC transporter permease, producing the protein MRGTRGLAAVALVALAVVPWLAARHQLSLLTDLLIYGLFALSLDLIMGYTGMVSFGHAAYFGLGAYASALVLIHFAQPVPVALLAGALLAGVVALPVGWFSTRATGIYFAMLTLAFAQLLYTVAYKWRELTGGSDGIAGVPKTTLFWGGPSLATPQAFYALVAACVVLSLVLCRAVVRSPFGHALEAIRENERRFMSLGRDPRPFKLVVFVIAAVFAGLAGALFAPFRGFASPEVMFWVFSGQGLMMVIMGGIGTLVGPILGAMVFILIQEVLSSYTEHWMIFTGVVFVLMVIFLPDGLVGTARRLWARG; encoded by the coding sequence ATGAGAGGGACGCGAGGGCTGGCGGCGGTGGCCCTGGTGGCGCTCGCGGTGGTGCCGTGGCTGGCCGCGCGCCACCAGCTCTCGCTCCTCACCGACCTCCTCATCTACGGCCTGTTCGCCCTCTCGCTCGATCTCATCATGGGCTACACGGGCATGGTCTCCTTCGGCCACGCCGCCTACTTCGGCCTCGGCGCCTACGCGAGCGCCCTCGTGCTCATCCACTTCGCCCAGCCGGTGCCCGTGGCGCTGCTCGCGGGCGCGCTGCTCGCGGGCGTGGTCGCCCTGCCCGTCGGCTGGTTCTCCACGCGCGCCACCGGCATCTACTTCGCGATGCTGACCCTGGCCTTCGCGCAATTGCTCTACACCGTCGCCTACAAGTGGCGCGAGCTCACCGGCGGCTCCGACGGCATCGCGGGCGTGCCCAAGACAACGCTCTTCTGGGGTGGGCCGAGCCTGGCCACGCCCCAGGCGTTCTATGCGCTGGTCGCTGCCTGTGTCGTGCTCTCGCTCGTCCTCTGCCGGGCGGTGGTCCGCTCGCCCTTCGGCCACGCGCTGGAGGCGATCCGCGAGAACGAGCGACGCTTCATGAGCCTCGGGCGCGACCCGCGGCCCTTCAAGCTCGTCGTCTTCGTCATCGCCGCTGTGTTCGCGGGCCTCGCCGGCGCGCTCTTCGCACCCTTCCGGGGCTTCGCCTCGCCCGAGGTCATGTTCTGGGTCTTTTCCGGCCAGGGACTCATGATGGTGATCATGGGCGGCATCGGCACCCTCGTCGGCCCGATCCTGGGCGCCATGGTCTTCATCCTCATCCAGGAGGTGCTCTCGAGCTACACGGAGCACTGGATGATCTTCACGGGCGTCGTGTTCGTCCTGATGGTGATCTTTCTCCCGGACGGGCTGGTGGGAACGGCCCGGCGGCTCTGGGCGCGCGGGTGA